Proteins from a single region of Sebastes umbrosus isolate fSebUmb1 chromosome 8, fSebUmb1.pri, whole genome shotgun sequence:
- the cabp1a gene encoding calcium-binding protein 1a isoform X3 has translation MEKIDDLGLGITRVTALSEDRELRPEEMDELRDAFKEFDKDKDGFISCKDLGNCMRTMGYMPTEMELIELSQQINMNLGGHVDFEDFVELMGPKLLAETADMIGIKELKDAFREFDTNGDGAISTSELRDAMRKLLGQQVGLKEVEDILRDVDLNGDGLVDFEEFVRMMSR, from the exons ATGGAGAAGATCGACGATTTAGGTTTGGGCATCACTCGAGTCACAGCGTTGTCGGAG GACAGAGAGCTGCGGCCAGAGGAAATGGATG AGTTGCGAGATGCTTTCAAAGAGTTTGACAAGGACAAGGACGGTTTCATCAGCTGTAAAGACCTTGGAAACTGTATGAGAACTATGGGATACATGCCCACTGAAATGGAGCTGATCGAACTGAGTCAACAGATAAACATGAACT TGGGAGGTCATGTTGATTTTGAGGATTTTGTAGAGTTGATGGGCCCAAAACTCCTCGCCGAAACTGCAGACATGATTGGAATAAAAGAGTTGAAAGATGCGTTTAGAGAG TTTGACACTAATGGAGATGGTGCCATTAGCACATCTGAGCTCCGAGATGCAATGAGGAAGTTGTTGGGCCAACAG GTGGGTCTAAAGGAGGTAGAAGATATCCTGAGGGATGTTGACCTGAATGGTGACGGGCTTGTTGACTTTGAAG agtTTGTACGAATGATGTCTCGCTAA
- the cabp1a gene encoding calcium-binding protein 1a isoform X4: MDELRDAFKEFDKDKDGFISCKDLGNCMRTMGYMPTEMELIELSQQINMNLGGHVDFEDFVELMGPKLLAETADMIGIKELKDAFREFDTNGDGAISTSELRDAMRKLLGQQVGLKEVEDILRDVDLNGDGLVDFEEFVRMMSR, encoded by the exons ATGGATG AGTTGCGAGATGCTTTCAAAGAGTTTGACAAGGACAAGGACGGTTTCATCAGCTGTAAAGACCTTGGAAACTGTATGAGAACTATGGGATACATGCCCACTGAAATGGAGCTGATCGAACTGAGTCAACAGATAAACATGAACT TGGGAGGTCATGTTGATTTTGAGGATTTTGTAGAGTTGATGGGCCCAAAACTCCTCGCCGAAACTGCAGACATGATTGGAATAAAAGAGTTGAAAGATGCGTTTAGAGAG TTTGACACTAATGGAGATGGTGCCATTAGCACATCTGAGCTCCGAGATGCAATGAGGAAGTTGTTGGGCCAACAG GTGGGTCTAAAGGAGGTAGAAGATATCCTGAGGGATGTTGACCTGAATGGTGACGGGCTTGTTGACTTTGAAG agtTTGTACGAATGATGTCTCGCTAA
- the mlec gene encoding malectin encodes MQRVTVQLVAGLVAAVLSLLAEQCWADGGGGLSLAERVIWAVNCGGESHIDVHGIHFKKDPLEGKLGKSSDYGVRLPILRSSPEDQILYQTERYNEDTFGYDIPIREEGDYILVMKYAEVYFAQSQQKVFDVRLNGHVVVKDLDIFERVGHSTAHDEIVSFSIRRGKLSVQGEVSTFNGKLTVEFVKGYYDNPKVCALYVMKGTLDDVPKLQPHPGLEKPEEEEEEEEDTEGGEEGGKKKVPAGTKTRVQSGPRTPNPYAADNSSLMFPILVAFGVFIPTLFCLCRL; translated from the exons ATGCAGCGGGTCACGGTGCAGCTCGTCGCCGGGCTGGTTGCAGCGGTGCTGTCGCTGCTGGCTGAGCAGTGTTGGGCGGACGGTGGCGGCGGCCTCAGCCTTGCAGAGAGGGTCATCTGGGCTGTAAACTGCGGGGGTGAATCGCATATAGACGTGCACGGGATTCACTTCAAAAAGGACCCATTGGAAGGGAAACTTGGCAAAT CATCTGATTATGGGGTGCGTCTGCCAATACTGCGCTCCAGTCCTGAGGACCAGATTCTGTATCAGACGGAGCGCTACAATGAGGACACTTTTGGATATGATATCCCCATTCGTGAGGAAGGAGACTATATACTAGTTATGAAGTATGCAGAAGTTTACTTCGCCCAGTCACAGCAAAAG GTGTTTGACGTCCGTCTAAACGGTCATGTGGTGGTGAAGGACCTGGATATCTTTGAGCGAGTGGGTCACAGTACCGCTCATGATGAGATAGTGTCCTTCTCAATTAGACGTGGCAAGCTGAGCGTGCAAGGAGAGGTGTCCACTTTCAACGGCAAGCTCACGGTGGAGTTTGTAAAG GGTTATTATGACAACCCCAAGGTCTGCGCTCTCTATGTAATGAAGGGGACTTTAGATG ATGTGCCAAAACTTCAGCCTCACCCTGGCTTGGAGAagccagaggaagaggaggaagaagaggaggatacAGAGGGAGGCGAGGAAGGTGGGAAGAAAAAGGTCCCAGCAGGTACCAAGACCAGGGTCCAGTCGGGCCCCCGAACACCAAACCCCTACGCAGCAGACAACAGCAGCCTAATGTTTCCCATCCTTGTGGCGTTCGGGGTGTTCATCCCCACACTGTTCTGCCTCTGTCGGCTGTGA